Proteins found in one Elgaria multicarinata webbii isolate HBS135686 ecotype San Diego chromosome 12, rElgMul1.1.pri, whole genome shotgun sequence genomic segment:
- the NKAPD1 gene encoding uncharacterized protein NKAPD1, whose amino-acid sequence MSRVPLGKVLLRNVIRHTDAHNKIQEESEMWKIREMEKQSKDIHWGKEKRMLPVSSSSRMRSDGFDEESQQANWKARDLAPVSVTMEDDLRHARYWNKKLYECEANMPDRWGHSGYKELYPEEFDTDSDQGQDEQNSVNGKRKSQPGKQSSLELSKRKKAKKSHKKKQKKKSHKKRKKKKREQLSAAADSSQESEGSEGDAEKRKRKRHKKARKTSTKAPASSSGQGSDSSKANSCASSTSADSEPEEEQERQPKKKRRKRHTSVSERCSERVQEKRSKRKNWKVAADENSEDSSDED is encoded by the exons ATGTCTCGTGTCCCTTTGGGGAAGGTTCTTCTGCGAAATGTCATTCGGCACACAGACGCACATAACAAG ATTCAAGAAGAGTCGGAAATGTGGAAAATACGGGAGATGGAAAAGCAGAGCAAAGACATACATTGGGGCAAGGAAAAAAGAATGCTTCCAGTTAGTTCCAG CAGCCGAATGCGCAGTGATGGGTTTGATGAGGAGAGCCAGCAAGCCAACTGGAAGGCAAGGGACTTGGCTCCTGTGTCAGTGACGATGGAAGATGACCTTCGGCATGCCCGATACTGGAACAAGAAGCTCTATGAATGTGAAGCTAACATGCCAGACAG GTGGGGCCACAGCGGGTACAAAGAGTTATATCCAGAAGAATTTGATACAGACAG tgaccaagggcaagatgaacAAAACTCGGTGAACGGAAAAAGAAAATCTCAGCCTGGCAAGCAGTCTTCTCTCGAGCTGTCCAAAAGGAAAAAGGCCAAGAAGTCACAtaagaagaaacagaaaaagaaatctcACAAGAAGCGAAAGAAGAAGAAACGGGAGCAATTGAGTGCAGCAGCGGATTCTTCCCAGGAGTCTGAAGGTTCAGAGGGCGACGCTGAGAAGAGGAAGCGGAAACGTCATAAAAAGGCCAGGAAGACTTCCACGAAGGCACCGGCCTCTTCCTCAGGACAAGGCAGTGACTCTAGCAAAGCAAACAGCTGTGCCTCTAGCACCTCTGCAGACAGCGAAccagaggaggaacaggagaggcagccgaagaaaaagaggaggaaacgTCACACGTCTGTGTCAGAAAGATGCAGCGAGAGGGTGCAGGAGAAGCGCAGCAAGAGGAAGAACTGGAAAGTGGCGGCTGATGAGAATTCCGAGGATAGTTCGGACGAGGACTAA
- the PIH1D2 gene encoding PIH1 domain-containing protein 2 has protein sequence METLCDSEDTLAKVTQLWTMLDYMAESNPESYHRFMQQQLKDAKQYYAPPEPYLCLKTHILDPTEKSLFINLCMWNKVPAPHSPSEPVPLSAGKMEEVSDESELFSVLDIAYNPSVLERGKGDPVEKDQLIRLSLKYIEEHYSITLSHSYSIAKFKLKGSLERMRQNLRREQAPAVLSQKNTRKEVTLSQLGNIIAKDDSSELTLLMNHSVPSKTCIIEEISSTEAPEELCTPAYELTTRKDVNGEPLKVEVKVELPEVSHVSECNLSISKDDVLIECPNKYRLQLDLPESVNEEATTATFYKGKRVLRITMPVCH, from the exons ATGGAGACCCTTTGTGACTCAGAGGACACGCTGGCAAAAGTGACCCAGCTCTGgacaatgctggactacatggctGAGAGCAATCCTGAGAGTTATCACCGGTTCATGCAGCAACAGCTGAAGGATGCAAAGCAGTATTATGCACCTCCAGAGCCATACCTGTGCCTGAAGACCCATATTTTG gatCCTACTGAAAAATCATTGTTCATTAACCTCTGTATGTGGAATAAGGTCCCAGCACCCCACTCACCATCTGAGCCAGTGCCATTAAGTGCAGGCAAAATGGAGGAGGTGTCTGATGAATCAG AGCTGTTCAGTGTCCTTGATATCGCATACAATCCATCTGTTCTTGAAAGGGGAAAGGGTGACCCAGTAGAGAAGGACCAGTTGATACGCCTGTCGCTCAAGTATATCGAGGAGCATTACAGCATCACCCTGTCCCACTCCTACAGTATTGCAAAATTCAAACTGAAAGGAAGCCTTGAAAGGATGAGACAGAACTTAAGAAGAGAGCAGGCACCCGCGGTTTTGTCCCAGAAGAACACAAGGAAAG AGGTGACACTCAGCCAACTGGGAAATATTATAGCGAAGGACGATAGCAGTGAGCTTACTTTGCTGATGAACCACAGCGTGCCTTCTAAAACATGCATCATTGAAGAGATTTCCAGTACAGAGGCACCAGAGGAATTGTGCACGCCAGCCTATGAGCTCACCACCAGGAAGGATGTGAACGGGGAGCCTCTAAAGGTTGAAGTGAAAGTTGAATTGCCGGAGGTGTCCCACGTCTCTGAATGTAACCTGAGTATTTCTAAG GATGACGTATTGATTGAATGCCCTAATAAATACAGATTGCAGTTGGATCTTCCAGAGTCTGTGAATGAAGAAGCTACAACAGCGACATTTTACAAGGGCAAACGTGTCTTGCGTATCACAATGCCTGTGTGCCATTAG
- the DLAT gene encoding dihydrolipoyllysine-residue acetyltransferase component of pyruvate dehydrogenase complex, mitochondrial — MWRVLARRVAQQCAAPRKGARLDGQPLRGRSWGGTGSASAAASALAASSASSSSWGRRGGEALLLRHQARREAWPRTAPARHWCSRHPPHQKVPLPALSPTMQMGTIARWEKKEGDKISEGDLIAEVETDKATVGFESSEECYLAKILVPEGTRDVPIGAIICITVDKPELIDAFKNYVLDSTATAPPASVPPPPPPAAAPTPPAAPASAQAPGSSYPPHMQIVLPALSPTMTMGTVQRWEKKVGEKLSEGDLLAEIETDKATIGFEVQEEGYLAKILVPEGTRDVPLGAPLCIIVEKEADIPAFADYRDAGVADIKPPMPPPSSPIPVAASPSSPSRPAAPSAKSPAHKGRVIVSPLAKKLAAEKGIDISQVKGTGPDGRITKKDIDSFVPLKVAPPRAAEAAAPPPIPAATAALPTGVFTDTPISNIRKVIAQRLMQSKQTIPHYYLSVDVDMGEILVLRKELNQEMPQNTKLSVNDFIIKASALACLKVPEANSSWLDTVIRQNHVVDVSVAVSTPAGLITPIVFNAHVKGLASINNDVVTLATKAREGKLQPHEFQGGTFTVSNLGMYGIKNFSAIINPPQACILAVGGSEKRLVPADNEKGFDVASVMSVTLSCDHRVVDGAVGAQWLAEFKRFLEKPATMLL, encoded by the exons GCagcgcctccgccgccgcctccgccctcgccgcctcctccgcctcctcctcctcctgggggCGCCGCGGAGGGGAAGCGCTGCTGCTCCGGCACCAGGCCCGGAGGGAGGCCTGGCCCCGCACCGCCCCCGCCCGGCACTGGTGCAGCAGGCACCCGCCCCACCAGAag GTGCCTTTGCCTGCTCTCTCCCCTACGATGCAGATGGGGACTATCGCACGCTGGGAGAAGAAAGAAGGGGATAAGATCAGCGAGGGGGATCTGATTGCAGAG gTGGAGACGGACAAAGCGACTGTGGGGTTTGAGAGCTCGGAGGAATGTTACCTGGCCAAGATTCTGGTGCCGGAAGGAACACGGGATGTTCCCATAGGAGCCATAATATGCATCACTGTGGACAA GCCTGAGCTTATTGATGCCTTTAAGAATTACGTTTTGGATTCTACAGCAACTGCCCCACCAGCCtcagtgcctcctcctcctccaccagcagcagctcccaccccaccagcagcaccagcctcTGCTCAGGCTCCAGGTAGCTCCTATCCTCCTCATATGCAG ATTGTTCTCCCTGCCCTCTCACCTACGATGACGATGGGCACAGTTCAGAGATGGGAAAAAAAGGTTGGTGAGAAGCTGAGCGAAGGAGACTTGTTGGCAGAAATTGAGACGGACAAAGCTACGATAG GCTTTGAAGTGCAAGAAGAAGGTTACTTGGCAAAAATCCTGGTGCCAGAAGGTACGAGAGATGTCCCCTTAGGAGCCCCACTCTGTATCATCGTGGAGAAGGAAGCTGACATCCCTGCGTTTGCAGACTACAGAGATGCTGGAGTGGCAGATATCAAGCCTCCAATGCCACCTCCATCTAGTCCT ATTCCAGTGGCAgcttctccttcctctccatcCCGGCCTGCAGCTCCTTCAGCCAAGAGCCCTGCACATAAAGGGAGGGTAATAGTCAGCCCCCTGGCAAAGAAACTGGCAGCAGAGAAAGGAATTGATATTTCACAGGTGAAAG GTACAGGACCAGATGGACGGATAACAAAGAAAGACATTGACTCATTTGTGCCATTGAAGGTTGCCCCG CCCcgggcagcagaagcagcagcacctCCGCCTATACCAGCTGCCACCGCAGCCCTCCCCACGGGCGTCTTTACAGATACTCCAATCAGCAATATTCGAAAG GTGATCGCCCAGCGTTTGATGCAGTCTAAGCAAACGATACCTCACTACTATCTCTCTGTCGATGTAGACATGGGAGAAATTCTGGTGCTAAGAAAAGAACTCAACCAG GAGATGCCGCAGAACACTAAGCTTTCTGTCAACGACTTCATTATTAAGGCTTCAGCTCTGGCGTGTTTGAAGGTTCCAGAAGCAAATTCCTCTTGGTTGGACACAGTCATTAGGCA gaatCACGTAGTCGATGTGAGTGTTGCAGTCAGTACCCCAGCAGGGCTTATAACCCCAATTGTATTTAATGCACACGTAAAGGGATTGGCTTCCATTAACAACGATGTTGTGACATTGGCAACCAAAGCACGCGAAGGCAAACTGCAGCCGCATGAATTTCAG GGAGGAACTTTTACAGTGTCAAATTTAGGAATGTATGGCATTAAGAATTTCTCTGCGATCATCAATCCGCCACAGGCTTGTATTTTGGCAGTTGGTGGTTCTGAGAAAAGGCTTGTCCCAGCGGATAATGAAAAGGG GTTCGATGTCGCCAGTGTGATGTCTGTTACGCTTAGCTGTGACCACCGCGTTGTGGACGGAGCAGTTGGAGCGCAGTGGCTTGCCGAGTTCAAAAGGTTCCTTGAGAAGCCGGCCACCATGCTGCTATAA